The Nasonia vitripennis strain AsymCx chromosome 1 unlocalized genomic scaffold, Nvit_psr_1.1 chr1_random0002, whole genome shotgun sequence genome has a window encoding:
- the LOC116416028 gene encoding uncharacterized protein LOC116416028 has translation MVTFVSRICSIHFAEYCFERKPNHLIVPGNTNIVRLSKTAIPTLNLHNNDDGARCGRKRKLVQYCIAINKPLLKKSTNNLEGLTVDDSVRGKENVGCAAQDNFEKQTDSVVSVTSEEPALEDQYLTKLQSHEPAHNCEVTRLQEENRSLQAGKNGLKSVNNFLKTQNNDLKIQNEELENRCFT, from the exons ATGGTAACATTTGTTT CTCGTATCTGTTCCATTCACTTTGCTGAATATTGTTTTGAGCGAAAGCCAAACCATCTAATAGTACCAGGAAATACAAACATTGTTCGACTGTCCAAAACTGCTATTCCAACTCTAAATTTACACAACAATGATGACGGTGCAAG atgtGGAAGAAAACGAAAACTAGTGCAATACTGTATTGCAATCAATAAACCTCTGTTGAAGAAGTCAACAAATAATTTGGAAGGTTTGACAGTAGACGACTCTGTGAGGGGCAAAGAAAATGTTGG cTGTGCTGCTCaagataattttgaaaaacaaacTGACAGTGTTGTAAGCGTTACTTCAGAAGAACCAGCACTAGAAGACCAGTACTTAACGAAGTTACAATCGCATGA GCCAGCACATAATTGTGAAGTGACACGCTTACAAGAAGAAAATAGAAGTCTACAAGCAGGCAAGAATGGATTAAAATCAGTAAACAATTTTCTTAAAACACAAAACaatgatttgaaaattcaaaatgaagAGTTAGAAAATAGATGCTTTACTTAG